Sequence from the Rhodothermia bacterium genome:
TGGCCGCTTGTACGGCAAAACACCCTTGGGAAATACCGGAAAAAGTGTTGAAGGCAGTCTCGCTTTTGTCTTTTTTTCCTGCTTGGTCTATCCCTTGGTTCCAAACCTTGGCTTCTCCCCTTTGTTATTTACCATCCTCATAGCCGCAGTTGTGGAAGCACTCCCCCTCCCTTTGGATGACAATATTCGTATCCCACTTGTGGCCGGAAGTGTACTTTGGCTCTTGCAATCCGCTGTGTAAACATGCTTCTTCCCAGACTTTCGCCCTTTCCACAACCCAAATTATACCATTTCACGATGCCCGTAATGTTGATGCACGGTATGGGGCTTATGGGGACAATAGGGCGGAGAGGCATGTTAGACCCTGTCGCCCTCTATTTGCGGCTTCATGGTTGCATGGCATTTGCGCCCAATGTTGCACCCTACCACCATACCGAAACGCGGGCATTGGCATGGAAAAACCATCTCCTCCACATTCTGGATGAAACCAAGAGCGATAAAATACACCTGATTGCACATTCTTTGGGAGGTTTAGATGCACGCTTCTTGGTGAGCAAATTGGAAATGGCGCCTCATGTAGCCCAAATAACCACTATCGCAACGCCACATCTTGGCTCATACTTGGCAACGTTCTTTCTAAAAAAACCGGCCTTCCTTTCTCATACCATGGTACGGTTCTTGAACTTTACGGGGCAATACAGCCTCCCCGACGCCCCGTCGAATGCCCTAAAAGTGCTGCAACAACTCACGCCCGAATACATGATCAACCACTTTAATGTGGACGTTCAAGATCATCCAGAGGTGGTTTATCGCTCCATTGCAGCGCGTGCCGGTAAAAATACGCCTGAACCCATTTCTCCGCTCCTTTTTACCCAAAACCGCATTCTTTATGGCCAAGAAGGAGAAAATGACGGCTTGGTATCGGTAAAAAGTGCGATCTGGCGCGGTTTCTCCGAGACCATAGAAGCAGATCATCTTACCCATATTGCCATTGCACCCAAAAACAAAAAACAAAAAATGCTATCGCGTTACCTTAATTGGGTCATCGAGGCAGACAAACAAGCCATGTCAAACCGCTAAACCGACCTGTCCATGTGCCCACTTTTCGCCGTTGTCGAGAAATAAATTTTATTGCACTCATCGCATATTTGCACCATTCTTTTTTGCGATTGCTTATATTAGAACTTTATGGTTCTTGTCCCAATATCCTACGGGACTTAACTTTCCCTTAAATGGAATTCCAACAATGAACGGAACCGTCATGCCGGAAATTTTAACGCGCCGTAAAACAGATC
This genomic interval carries:
- a CDS encoding esterase, producing the protein MLLPRLSPFPQPKLYHFTMPVMLMHGMGLMGTIGRRGMLDPVALYLRLHGCMAFAPNVAPYHHTETRALAWKNHLLHILDETKSDKIHLIAHSLGGLDARFLVSKLEMAPHVAQITTIATPHLGSYLATFFLKKPAFLSHTMVRFLNFTGQYSLPDAPSNALKVLQQLTPEYMINHFNVDVQDHPEVVYRSIAARAGKNTPEPISPLLFTQNRILYGQEGENDGLVSVKSAIWRGFSETIEADHLTHIAIAPKNKKQKMLSRYLNWVIEADKQAMSNR